Part of the Streptomyces sp. NBC_01264 genome, CGCGGGGTGCCGCGGGGCGGAGGTTCGGGGGGCTGCTTCCGGTCCCGGCTCGTCGGCCGCCGACCCGGGGTCGCCGGGCGAGGGACGTTCGGACGAGCCGGTCGGGGGAGGGCAGGGCAAGGCCTCGTTCCAGGGGCCTTCCGTGGCGGCCCCCTCGGTATCCGGTTCCACCGGCACGCCCACGGCCGCGGCGGACCCGGGCTCCCCACGGCACGGCGCAGCCGGGCCCGGGGAGCGGGCCGGAGCGGCCGCGGCGCCGGGCGACGGCTTCGGCGGGCCTGCCGGTACGTTCCCGGGCATGCCGGCCGCGGGCATGCCCTGGCCGCCGGCCGAGCCGCAGGCACCCGCCGCGGTGCCACGGCAGAAGGACGGCTCCGTCCGACCCCGCGCGGGAGCGGCCGACCCGCTGGACCACCCCGACCCCAGGGTCGCCGCCGAGGCCGCCTCGGTGGAGAACCTGCTGCGCTGCTGGGTCCGCGAGACCGGAGTCGAACAGCCCGTCGGTCCCGTCCTGCGCATCCCCCTTCCGGCATCGGGCGCCGCCCTGCTCGTCGCGGTCCGCTACTGGTCCGCGGCCGGCTGGCACCGCTTCGGCCCGGCCCGCATCGACGGCGTTCCCGCCGACGCCCCCGCCGTGGACGCGGTCACCCTCGCGGCGCTGATCTCCCGCGAGGGCGAAGGAGCAGGCCACGGAAGCAGCATCCACACAGACGACACGGCCCACGTACACGGCGCGGCCCACGTACACGGCGCGGCCCACGTACACGGCGCGGCCCACGTACACGGCGCCCCCGGCGGCGCCGAACTCGTCGGCCGGGTCGCCGACTCGGTACGCAGGACCACCGAGTTCATCACCGATCGCCGTCAACGCCCGGCCGCGCCCGCCCCCGTCGCCGGGGACCGGTTCCTCACCGCCGAACAGTCCCTCCTCCTGGGCCACCCGCTGCACCCGACCCCGAAGAGCCGCGAAGGGCTCTCCGAGGCCGAAGTCCGCCGCTACTCACCCGAACTGCACGGCTCCTTCCCCCTGCACTGGGTGGCGGTCGCACCCGCCGCCCTCGCCACCGACTCCGCCTGGACCGAACGCGGTCGTCCGGTCTCCGCCGCCCGGCTCCTGGGCCGCCTCGCCCCAGGGCTCCCGGTGCCCGACGGCGCCACCCCCCTTCCCCTTCACCCCTGGCAGGCCCGCGACCTGCTCCAGCGCCCCGCCGCAGCAGCCCTCGGCGACGCGGGACTCCTGCACGACCTGGGCCCGTACGGCGCCCCCTGGTATCCGACCTCCTCCATCCGCACCGTCCACCAGCCCGGCGCCCCCGCGATGCTCAAGCTCTCCCTGGGCCTGCGCATCACCAACTCCCTTCGCGAGAACCTCCGCAAGGAACTGCACCGCGGCATCGAGGTGCACCGGCTGCTCCGCACCGGACTCGCGGAGCGGTGGCAGGCCGCCCACCCCGGCTTCGACATCGTCCGCGATCCCGCGTGGGTCGCCGCCGACGCCCTGGACGGCACCCCCGTCCCCGGACTCGACGTCCTGCTGCGGCACAACCCCTTCCGACCGGGCGACGACGCCCTCTGTGTCGCGGCGCTCACCGCACCCCGTCCGTGGCCCGGGCGGACCACCATGAGCTCCCGGCTCGCCGAGACCGTCTCGCGCCTCGCCACCACCACCGGGCGGACGACCTCCGCCGTCGCCGCCGAGTGGTTCCTGCGCTACCTCGAACACGTCGTCCTGCCGGTCCTCGCCTTCGACGCGCTCGCCGGGATCGCCCTCGAAGCGCACCAGCAGAACACGCTGGTCCTCCTCGACCCGGCCGGCTGGCCGGTCGGCGGCCGCTACCGCGACAACCAGGGCTACTACTTCCGCGACTCCCGCCGCGAGGAACTGGAGCGCAGGCTCCCCGGAATCGGCGCCACGAGCGACACCTTCGTCTCGGACGCCGTCACCGACGAACGCTTCGCCTACTACCTCGGCATCAACAACGTGTTCGGTCTCATCGGGGCCTTCGGATCCCAGCGGCTCGCCGACGAGCGCATCCTGCTGGCCGCCTTCCGTCGTTTCCTGGGCAAGACGAGGGGCCTCGGCCCGCTCCCCGAGAGGCTGCTCGACTCGCCCACCCTGCGCTGCAAGGCGAATCTGCTCACCCGCCTCGGAGGTCTGGACGAGCTGGTCGGCCCCGTCGACACCCAGTCCGTCTACGTCACCATCGCCAACCCCCTTCACGATTGACGCGTCAGCACCGATACGGAGAAGAGCCCCCGATGCCCTCCACCGACTTCCACACCGGCGTGCTCCTCACCGATGTGCACCGCACCGTCGCGACCGATGTGCACCGCACCATCGCGCCGCGTCTCAGCGCGGAGTCACTGCCCCAGCTCGCCGAAGCCGATCTGCTCGACTCCCCGGCGGCCTGGGGTGGCGTCGCGACGCGGTCCGGTGTCTTCCGCCTCGAACCCGTCCGGCTCGACCGCGACCTGGAGCTGCTCACGACGTGGATGAACGACCCGGAGGTGGACGCCTATTGGGAACTCGCCGGCCCCGCGGGCGTCACCGCCGCCCACGTATGGGCGCAGGCGGTCGGGGACAGCCTCAGCATCCCGTGTCTCGGCATCCTCGACGGCACGCCGATGAGCTACTGGGAGATCTACCGGGCCGACCTGGACCCGCTCTCCGCCCACTACCCGGCGCGTCCCCACGACACGGGTATCCACCTGCTCATCGGAGACGGCACGAACCGCGGCCGAGGTCTGGGCACCGCGCTCGTGCGCGCCGTCGCCGACCTGGTGCTCGACAACCGCCCCCGCTGCATGCGCGTCATCGCCGAACCGGACATCCGCAACACCCCCTCCGTCTCAGCCTTCCTGAACTCCGGCTTCCGCTGCCCCACCGAGATCGAACTGCCCGGCAAGCGAGCCGCCCTGATGATCCGCGAGCGGGCGCTGCGCAATCTCCTCTGAGCCCTTCCGATCTCCTCTGATCTCCTCCAGGCACCGCCCCGCAGTCCCCGCAGTTCCCGTTCATCTCGTCAGTTCCCGCACCCATCAATCCTAAAACCCTGCGTCGCGCAGCAAAGTTCCCGACCTGAGGAGTCCCGTGCAGAATTTCTCCGCAGCCCCCGACTCCCCAGGCCCCCACCTCCCGGACCCCGTGCCCCTGTCGCCCCAGCACCCGTGCACTCCGCCCGAACTGAACCGTCCGACCTGGGACTTCGCAGCCCGCCGGCTGCTCGCCAAGATGCTCGGCGAGTTCGCGTACGAGGAGATCATCGTCCCGGTCCCCGCCCCGGCCGCCTCCGGCGACGCCTGGACGCTGACCCTCGACGACGGCAGCAGCCTCGGCTTCCGTGCCCGCCGCCGCGCGTACGGGAGCTGGCACGACCCACCCGACACGATCACCCTCACCCCGCAGCCCGCCTCCTCCGGATCGCCGATCGCCTCCGGATGGCCGATCGCCACCGGAACGCCGACGGCCTCCGGAGCGCCCGCCCCCTCCACCCCGCCGACCGCCTTCGGGGACCCGTACGCCTTCCTCATCCGCGCCCGCACCCTCCTCGGCCTCGACGGCGCCACCCTCGGCCACCTCGTCCGCGAGCTCAGTGCCACGCTCGCGGCCGACGCCCGCATCGATCACACCGCGCTCACCGCGGACGTCCTCGCCGACCTCGGCTACGCGGCCCTCGAAGGTCACCAGACGGGCCATCCCTGGCTCGTCCTCAACAAGGGGCGGATCGGACTCTCCGCCTCCGACACCGCCGCCTGGGCGCCCGAGGCCCGCACCGCCCAGCGCCTGCCCTGGCTCGCCGCCCACACCTCCCTCGCGCACTACCGCGGCACCGCCGGCCTGGAGGATCCCCCCGCCTCTACTCCGCCGAGCTCGACCCCGTCACCCGCGCCCTCTTCGACCGGACCCTGCGCGACCGCGGCCTCGACCCGCTCGGCTACCTCTACCTCCCCGTGCACCCCTGGCAGTGGGACGAGGTCCTCCTGCCCCTCTTCGCCCCGGCCCTCGCCGCCGGCACCCTGGTCCCGCTCCCCGCCGACCCCGACCTGCGCCTGCCCCAGCAGTCGATCCGTACCTTCCTCAACCTCACCCGTCCCGACCGTCACAGCGTCAAACTGCCGCTCTCCGTCCTCAACACCATGGTCTGGCGGGGCCTGCCCTCGGACCTGGCCCTCGCGGCGCCCGCCGTCACCGCCTTGATCCACTCCCTGCGCGACGGCGACCCCTTCCTCCGCGAGGAATGCGGAGTGGTCCTGCTCGGGGAGGTCGCCACGGTCACGGTCCGCCACCCCGTCTACGACGCGCTCCCCGAAGTCCCGTACCAGTACAAGGAGCTCCTCGGAGTA contains:
- a CDS encoding IucA/IucC family protein is translated as MPAAGMPWPPAEPQAPAAVPRQKDGSVRPRAGAADPLDHPDPRVAAEAASVENLLRCWVRETGVEQPVGPVLRIPLPASGAALLVAVRYWSAAGWHRFGPARIDGVPADAPAVDAVTLAALISREGEGAGHGSSIHTDDTAHVHGAAHVHGAAHVHGAAHVHGAPGGAELVGRVADSVRRTTEFITDRRQRPAAPAPVAGDRFLTAEQSLLLGHPLHPTPKSREGLSEAEVRRYSPELHGSFPLHWVAVAPAALATDSAWTERGRPVSAARLLGRLAPGLPVPDGATPLPLHPWQARDLLQRPAAAALGDAGLLHDLGPYGAPWYPTSSIRTVHQPGAPAMLKLSLGLRITNSLRENLRKELHRGIEVHRLLRTGLAERWQAAHPGFDIVRDPAWVAADALDGTPVPGLDVLLRHNPFRPGDDALCVAALTAPRPWPGRTTMSSRLAETVSRLATTTGRTTSAVAAEWFLRYLEHVVLPVLAFDALAGIALEAHQQNTLVLLDPAGWPVGGRYRDNQGYYFRDSRREELERRLPGIGATSDTFVSDAVTDERFAYYLGINNVFGLIGAFGSQRLADERILLAAFRRFLGKTRGLGPLPERLLDSPTLRCKANLLTRLGGLDELVGPVDTQSVYVTIANPLHD
- a CDS encoding GNAT family N-acetyltransferase, which encodes MPSTDFHTGVLLTDVHRTVATDVHRTIAPRLSAESLPQLAEADLLDSPAAWGGVATRSGVFRLEPVRLDRDLELLTTWMNDPEVDAYWELAGPAGVTAAHVWAQAVGDSLSIPCLGILDGTPMSYWEIYRADLDPLSAHYPARPHDTGIHLLIGDGTNRGRGLGTALVRAVADLVLDNRPRCMRVIAEPDIRNTPSVSAFLNSGFRCPTEIELPGKRAALMIRERALRNLL